Part of the Quercus robur chromosome 5, dhQueRobu3.1, whole genome shotgun sequence genome, GCAATGGGTTTCGGTTGTTGATGGATGAAGAGAAGGGCGTGATCACATTTCAGAGCTTGAAGAGGaactcagctttgttgggattgCAAGGCATGAGTGATGAGGAGCTAATGTGTATGCTTAGAGAAGGAGATTTGGATGGTGATGGGGCTTTGAATGAGATGGAATTTTGTACTCTCATGTTTAGGTTGAGCCCTGGATTGATGGAAAGCTCAAGCGAATTATTGGAGGAAGCCATTGTTAgtgaattttaaatattttattcgTTTCCTTTGAAGAATTGCACCAAGAATTTAATTAGTTATTGTTGATTTGTTGCACTTGTTCTAGGGCATCTTGTCTTTTCTTATTGTTGTCCTGGTCGGGTTGGGTTGTTTTGTATTGAGGAAGCTATTGTTAGTGAAATGTAGAATCTCTAGCTTTGAAACCCACCCCTCTTCttctttcctcaaaaaaaaaaaaaaagaacaaaaaatgtGGTCTCCATGTGTGTTCTTCTAATGaatatctttctctttttgatgGCCATTCTgtcaattcaataaaattatttttctctccaaTGTAGCTTCATATATTGGTCTATCTATTTAAATTCTGGTTTGAAAACTTGATTAGCACGTTACGTCAACTGTGACCCTATGATCATCATATAAATATGGCATAAGTCTTTTTGGCTAACTTATTTGCTTAAAGGTTTGACATTACTAactttaaacaaataattttaaaccaAATTTTATCTCACCTTTTTAAGTGAATAATTTGACAACCAATAGCCAATAAACGCTGGTAAATACATAAAGAGTTATGTTAAGAACACAATAAATTAttgtaatattttcataatagttGAAGTGACAATCTTTtgtaagttaaaataaaataatattaaattatgatcatctataaaaattaaaaacaaaagtaccgtaagattttgttgtgttaataAAGTTTCTCAAACGTACAATGGTTCGAGCAATTCGTCTCCTAAAGTGATTTGGGAAGCCATAAATCAAACCACCATGGCTTttattatacatataaaatgTTAGTTAAATTGTACTTTGA contains:
- the LOC126727362 gene encoding calcium-binding protein KRP1-like, with amino-acid sequence MGSRNGVVFEDFFPAMVEKLGAEGFMKELGNGFRLLMDEEKGVITFQSLKRNSALLGLQGMSDEELMCMLREGDLDGDGALNEMEFCTLMFRLSPGLMESSSELLEEAIVSEF